One genomic region from Pseudomonas sp. R5-89-07 encodes:
- the icd gene encoding NADP-dependent isocitrate dehydrogenase — protein sequence MGYKKIQVPAVGDKITVNADHSLNVPDQPIIPYIEGDGIGVDISPVMIKVVDAAVEKAYGGKRKISWMEVYAGEKATQVYDQDTWLPQETLDAVKDYVVSIKGPLTTPVGGGIRSLNVALRQQLDLYVCLRPVRWFEGVPSPVKKPGDVDMTIFRENSEDIYAGIEWKAGSPEAIKVIKFLKEEMGVTKIRFDQDCGIGVKPVSKEGTQRLARKALQYVVDNDRDSLTIVHKGNIMKFTEGAFKEWAYEVAAEEFGATLLDGGPWMQFKNPKTGKNVVVKDAIADAMLQQILLRPAEYDVIATLNLNGDYLSDALAAEVGGIGIAPGANLSDTVAMFEATHGTAPKYAGKDQVNPGSLILSAEMMLRHMGWVEAADLIIKGTNGAISAKTVTYDFERLMDGATLVSSSGFGEALIKHM from the coding sequence ATGGGATACAAGAAGATTCAGGTTCCGGCAGTCGGCGACAAAATCACCGTCAATGCAGACCATTCTCTCAATGTTCCTGACCAACCGATCATCCCCTATATCGAAGGTGACGGTATTGGCGTCGACATCAGCCCGGTGATGATCAAGGTGGTCGACGCCGCTGTTGAAAAGGCCTACGGCGGCAAGCGCAAGATCTCGTGGATGGAGGTGTATGCCGGCGAGAAGGCGACTCAAGTCTACGACCAGGACACCTGGCTGCCCCAGGAAACCCTGGATGCGGTCAAGGATTATGTAGTGTCCATCAAGGGCCCGCTGACCACGCCGGTCGGCGGCGGCATCCGTTCGCTGAACGTGGCCCTGCGCCAGCAACTCGACCTGTATGTGTGCCTGCGCCCGGTGCGCTGGTTCGAAGGCGTGCCCAGCCCGGTCAAGAAACCGGGCGATGTGGATATGACGATCTTTCGCGAAAACTCCGAGGATATTTACGCCGGCATCGAGTGGAAGGCCGGTTCGCCTGAGGCGATCAAGGTGATCAAGTTCCTCAAGGAAGAAATGGGCGTAACCAAAATTCGTTTCGACCAGGATTGCGGGATTGGCGTGAAGCCGGTTTCCAAGGAGGGCACCCAGCGCCTGGCGCGCAAGGCGCTGCAGTATGTGGTGGATAACGACCGCGACTCGCTGACCATCGTGCACAAAGGCAACATCATGAAGTTCACCGAAGGCGCCTTCAAGGAATGGGCCTACGAAGTGGCGGCCGAGGAATTCGGCGCGACCCTGCTCGATGGCGGGCCGTGGATGCAGTTCAAGAACCCGAAGACCGGCAAGAACGTGGTGGTCAAGGATGCGATCGCCGATGCGATGCTTCAGCAGATCCTGCTGCGCCCGGCTGAATATGACGTGATTGCGACACTTAACCTGAACGGCGACTATTTGTCCGATGCCCTGGCGGCGGAGGTGGGCGGTATCGGTATCGCGCCGGGCGCCAACCTGTCCGACACCGTGGCCATGTTCGAAGCCACCCACGGTACGGCGCCCAAGTATGCAGGCAAGGATCAGGTCAACCCGGGCTCATTGATCCTGTCGGCGGAAATGATGCTGCGGCACATGGGTTGGGTCGAGGCGGCTGACCTGATCATCAAGGGCACCAACGGCGCTATTTCGGCGAAGACCGTGACCTATGACTTCGAACGCCTGATGGATGGGGCGACCCTGGTGTCATCGTCAGGCTTTGGTGAGGCGCTGATCAAGCATATGTAA